In Arthrobacter sp. SLBN-83, one DNA window encodes the following:
- the murG gene encoding undecaprenyldiphospho-muramoylpentapeptide beta-N-acetylglucosaminyltransferase, with product MTSTKPSIVLAGGGTAGHISPLLAIAAAIRSEAPDAAVLAVGTPAGMETRLVPAAGVDLATIDRVPFPRKPSADLLRLPGRLAGAVRQAGAILDRAQADVLVGVGGYVCTPMYLAARKRGTPIVIHEANARPGLANRVGAFLGGRVAVAFDGTPLRNAAHVGMPMRKEISGLDRKAARTAAREALGLDPQQPTLIVTGGSSGAQSINRTIAAAVGMLAEAGVQTLHITGRGKTVLDQAGQPLTATGYRQVEYIDGMELAYAAADLLLARSGAATVCEVAAVGVPAVLVPLPIGNGEQALNAKGLVAAGGALLVADRDFTAAWVERELIPLITDKARLAAMEAKSYRLGIRNADQRMAGLVLEAVSA from the coding sequence ATGACTTCGACAAAACCCTCCATCGTCCTGGCAGGCGGCGGAACTGCCGGCCATATCAGCCCATTGCTCGCAATCGCCGCCGCCATCCGCAGCGAAGCGCCCGATGCCGCCGTCCTGGCCGTCGGCACGCCCGCGGGAATGGAAACCCGCCTGGTTCCCGCCGCAGGCGTGGACCTCGCCACGATCGACCGCGTGCCTTTTCCGCGGAAGCCGTCCGCGGACCTGCTCCGGCTGCCCGGAAGACTGGCCGGCGCGGTCCGCCAGGCCGGCGCCATCCTTGACCGGGCGCAGGCTGACGTACTGGTGGGTGTGGGCGGATACGTCTGCACCCCGATGTACCTCGCGGCCCGGAAGCGCGGGACACCGATCGTGATCCATGAGGCGAACGCGCGGCCCGGACTGGCCAACAGGGTGGGAGCCTTCCTGGGCGGACGGGTGGCTGTGGCTTTCGACGGCACACCCCTCCGCAACGCCGCGCACGTGGGGATGCCCATGCGCAAGGAGATCTCCGGCCTTGACCGGAAGGCAGCCCGTACAGCGGCGCGGGAGGCACTGGGGCTTGATCCCCAGCAGCCAACCTTGATCGTCACCGGCGGATCATCCGGGGCGCAGAGCATCAACCGGACCATTGCGGCCGCCGTTGGCATGCTTGCCGAGGCCGGCGTCCAAACCCTGCACATCACCGGCCGCGGCAAAACCGTCCTGGACCAGGCCGGGCAGCCCCTCACGGCCACGGGGTACCGCCAAGTGGAGTACATCGACGGAATGGAACTTGCCTATGCTGCCGCCGACCTGCTCCTGGCACGGTCCGGTGCGGCCACGGTGTGCGAGGTTGCCGCGGTGGGCGTCCCGGCGGTCCTGGTGCCCCTGCCCATCGGTAACGGGGAACAGGCGCTGAACGCAAAGGGCCTGGTGGCGGCGGGCGGTGCACTGCTGGTGGCTGACCGCGACTTCACGGCTGCATGGGTTGAGCGCGAGCTGATTCCGTTGATCACCGACAAAGCACGCCTCGCCGCCATGGAAGCCAAGTCCTACCGGCTCGGCATCCGAAACGCCGACCAGCGAATGGCTGGTCTTGTCCTGGAAGCGGTATCAGCATGA
- the ftsW gene encoding putative lipid II flippase FtsW, whose amino-acid sequence MASTPTRPQAGRPRLGSTAAASRQPASAGRKLRALYRRFWAALEGTGTSRNGSTYYLILGATLALTAIGIMMVLSASSVESIAAGKSPYGDALKQGVFAAIGIFTMFVLSRINVTWLKRLAWPAVGLAVVLLAVVQVVGTEINGNRNWVDLGGITFQPSEAAKLALALWLATVLARKGKLLNRWQHVLVPAVPMAAIIVVLILVGNDLGTAMIIMMIMAAALFFAGVPLYLFGIAGLIAAAGTAVMAVTSSNRMCRITSWWTGQSCADGIDANYQATNGMYGLASGGWLGVGLGQSRQKYSWIPEAHNDFIFAIIGEELGLVGTVVVLVLFAILGAAIYRVVVAQEDMFHRVLAGTIMVWLLGQATVNMSVVTGLMPVIGVPLPFISYGGSALLMSLCAVGVVLSLAREQMAPAMRPKRILKFRIRPGRDKSQPKNSRKRA is encoded by the coding sequence ATGGCCAGTACGCCCACCCGGCCCCAGGCCGGCAGGCCCCGCCTTGGCTCCACGGCTGCCGCTTCCCGGCAGCCCGCTTCTGCAGGCAGGAAACTGCGCGCCCTGTACCGGCGCTTCTGGGCTGCCCTGGAGGGAACGGGCACGTCCCGGAACGGCTCCACGTACTACCTCATCCTTGGCGCCACCCTTGCGTTGACGGCCATCGGGATCATGATGGTCCTCTCGGCCTCCAGCGTTGAATCGATCGCCGCCGGAAAGTCGCCCTACGGAGACGCGCTGAAGCAGGGTGTCTTCGCCGCCATCGGCATTTTCACCATGTTCGTGTTGTCGCGCATCAACGTCACCTGGCTCAAGCGGCTCGCCTGGCCCGCCGTTGGGTTGGCCGTGGTGCTCCTTGCCGTGGTGCAGGTGGTTGGCACGGAGATCAACGGCAACCGGAACTGGGTTGACCTGGGCGGCATCACGTTCCAGCCTTCTGAGGCGGCAAAACTGGCCCTGGCGCTGTGGTTGGCCACGGTGCTGGCCAGGAAAGGCAAGCTGCTCAACCGGTGGCAGCACGTGCTGGTCCCCGCCGTCCCCATGGCGGCCATCATCGTCGTGCTGATCCTGGTGGGGAACGACCTGGGCACCGCCATGATCATCATGATGATCATGGCGGCGGCGCTGTTCTTCGCAGGCGTTCCCCTCTACCTCTTCGGCATCGCGGGCCTTATCGCCGCTGCCGGCACGGCCGTCATGGCGGTCACCAGCTCGAACCGCATGTGCCGCATCACCTCATGGTGGACCGGCCAGTCCTGTGCCGACGGCATCGACGCCAACTACCAGGCCACCAACGGCATGTACGGCCTCGCCTCAGGGGGCTGGCTGGGCGTGGGCCTGGGGCAGAGCCGGCAGAAGTACAGCTGGATTCCCGAAGCCCACAACGACTTCATCTTTGCCATCATCGGTGAGGAACTTGGCCTGGTGGGTACCGTCGTCGTGCTGGTTCTCTTCGCGATCCTCGGCGCGGCGATCTACCGCGTGGTGGTAGCGCAGGAGGACATGTTCCACCGGGTCCTGGCGGGCACCATCATGGTGTGGCTGCTGGGCCAGGCCACAGTGAATATGTCCGTGGTCACCGGCCTCATGCCCGTCATCGGCGTGCCGCTGCCGTTCATTTCCTATGGCGGCTCGGCCCTGCTGATGTCGCTGTGCGCCGTGGGGGTGGTCCTCTCGCTGGCCCGGGAACAGATGGCCCCGGCCATGCGCCCCAAACGGATCCTGAAGTTTCGGATCCGGCCGGGGCGGGACAAGAGCCAACCAAAGAATTCCAGAAAGCGTGCCTAA
- a CDS encoding UDP-N-acetylmuramoyl-tripeptide--D-alanyl-D-alanine ligase, whose amino-acid sequence MIAFTAAEIAEITSGRLDADPGLTPLSVVTDSREATPGSLYVAKPGEHADGHDFIDAAFAAGAVLALVEHPVPAPDGDAYPSIVVADAVLAMGALAAEAVRRIRAARAAAGDQLTVVGITGSAGKTTTKDLLAGILATQGNTVAPQGSYNGEVGVPLTVFRAGTDTRYLVIEMGATGIGHIRYLAEMVKPDIGVVLAVGTAHAGEFGGVENIALAKGEMVEGLTAGGTAIINLDDERVAAMRSRTTAAVLGFSAEGRTDAQVQALNPDTNAGGSPEFDLQLPDGAAPRHVSSRLIGAHHVGNLLAAAAAAWAAGVPGDHIADSLSNQAAASRWRMERTERADGVTIINDAYNANPESMRAALRTLADLGRGRRTWAVLGAMLELGEDSIREHTAVGTQVVRLNISRLLVVGREARALYVSAVQEGSWGDECLFAETVDEAYEVLDAELQSGDLVLFKSSNSVGLRHLGDRIALPPTSTPADERSTLL is encoded by the coding sequence ATGATTGCATTTACTGCGGCGGAAATCGCCGAAATCACCAGCGGGCGCCTGGACGCCGATCCCGGACTTACGCCCCTCTCGGTGGTGACGGATTCACGCGAAGCCACACCGGGTTCGCTTTACGTCGCGAAGCCGGGCGAACACGCCGACGGCCACGACTTCATCGATGCCGCCTTTGCCGCGGGTGCCGTGCTGGCACTCGTCGAGCACCCGGTGCCGGCACCGGACGGAGACGCGTACCCGTCGATCGTGGTGGCCGACGCCGTCCTGGCCATGGGCGCCCTTGCCGCGGAGGCCGTCCGCCGGATCCGGGCCGCACGTGCGGCAGCAGGAGACCAGCTGACGGTGGTGGGCATCACCGGTTCCGCCGGCAAGACCACCACCAAGGACCTCCTGGCCGGAATCCTGGCCACGCAAGGCAACACAGTGGCGCCCCAAGGCTCCTACAACGGCGAGGTGGGTGTCCCGCTCACGGTCTTCCGGGCCGGCACCGATACCCGCTACCTGGTCATCGAGATGGGGGCCACCGGGATCGGCCACATCCGCTACCTCGCAGAGATGGTCAAGCCGGACATCGGCGTGGTCCTGGCAGTGGGCACCGCCCACGCCGGCGAGTTCGGGGGAGTGGAGAACATTGCGCTTGCCAAGGGTGAAATGGTCGAAGGCCTGACCGCCGGCGGGACCGCGATCATCAACCTTGACGACGAGCGCGTGGCCGCAATGCGCAGCCGTACCACCGCTGCCGTCCTTGGCTTTTCCGCAGAAGGACGCACGGATGCGCAGGTCCAGGCGCTCAATCCGGACACCAACGCCGGGGGCAGCCCCGAATTCGACCTCCAGCTTCCGGATGGTGCCGCTCCCCGGCATGTAAGCAGCCGGCTCATCGGTGCGCACCACGTGGGAAACCTGCTCGCAGCCGCTGCCGCCGCGTGGGCTGCCGGAGTGCCCGGTGACCACATCGCCGATTCGCTGAGCAACCAGGCGGCCGCCAGCCGCTGGCGCATGGAACGCACCGAGCGGGCCGACGGTGTCACCATCATCAACGATGCGTACAACGCCAACCCGGAGTCCATGCGGGCCGCCCTTCGAACCCTTGCCGACCTTGGCCGCGGCCGCCGCACCTGGGCGGTCCTGGGGGCCATGCTGGAACTGGGCGAAGACTCCATCCGCGAGCACACAGCCGTCGGGACCCAGGTGGTGCGCCTCAACATCTCCAGGCTGCTGGTGGTGGGCCGCGAAGCCAGGGCCCTCTACGTTTCGGCCGTGCAGGAAGGCTCCTGGGGGGACGAGTGCCTCTTCGCCGAGACGGTGGATGAGGCCTATGAAGTCCTGGACGCCGAACTCCAGTCCGGCGACCTGGTGTTGTTCAAGTCCTCCAATAGCGTGGGACTTCGCCATTTGGGCGATCGGATAGCATTACCCCCAACCTCCACCCCTGCCGACGAAAGGAGCACTCTGCTGTGA
- the murD gene encoding UDP-N-acetylmuramoyl-L-alanine--D-glutamate ligase, producing the protein MGCTAVTVSPRLANLVSWDSDWAGLRVVVTGIGVSGFAAADTLIELGARVVVVDAATSDTARAHADTLKIVGAADVLLGPDAVTHIPRIDGELPELIVTSPGWRPDQALLAAAARAHIPVWGDVELAWRVRTREGRKTADWLAITGTNGKTTTVGLTESMLRAAGLKAVAVGNVGTPILDALRDPVEYDVFAVELSSFQLHWAESVSPVASVCLNVAEDHVDWHGSYDSYLADKAKVYERTQKACIYNAEQVETERMVENADVVEGCRAVGFTTVTPAISMLGVVEGLLVDRAFIEERRNSAAELASMADLGPLAPRHMVANALAAAGLVRAYGVDAKAVRQGILDYVPGDHRIQPVARMNGVLWVNDSKATNPHAASASLSAFSNVVWIAGGLSKGVSYDELVRDHAARLKAVVLIGTDTTHLREALQRHAPDVPVIEPEAGETEGVQTASASGGTSGGSPGKGERVMSWAVASAARIAESGDTVLMAPAAASMDQFSSYAHRGGTFIDAVRELVEGQAHTGEE; encoded by the coding sequence ATGGGTTGTACTGCTGTGACCGTTTCCCCACGCTTGGCCAACCTCGTCTCCTGGGACTCCGATTGGGCCGGCCTGCGCGTCGTCGTCACCGGCATCGGGGTATCAGGTTTCGCCGCTGCTGACACCCTGATCGAACTTGGCGCGCGCGTCGTCGTGGTGGACGCCGCTACCAGCGACACTGCCCGCGCCCACGCGGACACGTTGAAAATCGTGGGTGCCGCGGATGTGCTGCTCGGTCCCGACGCCGTGACGCACATCCCGCGCATCGACGGCGAGCTTCCGGAACTGATTGTGACCTCGCCGGGGTGGCGCCCGGACCAGGCGCTGCTCGCCGCAGCGGCACGGGCACACATACCAGTGTGGGGCGACGTCGAACTCGCTTGGCGGGTGCGGACCAGGGAAGGCCGGAAGACGGCCGACTGGCTGGCAATCACCGGCACCAACGGCAAGACCACCACGGTGGGGTTGACCGAATCCATGCTGCGTGCAGCCGGCCTCAAAGCCGTCGCCGTGGGCAACGTGGGCACTCCTATCCTGGATGCCCTCCGCGACCCCGTCGAGTACGACGTCTTCGCCGTCGAACTCTCCAGCTTCCAGCTGCACTGGGCGGAATCCGTTTCGCCCGTGGCCAGCGTCTGCCTGAACGTGGCCGAAGACCACGTTGACTGGCACGGCTCCTATGATTCGTACCTCGCGGACAAAGCGAAGGTGTACGAGCGGACCCAGAAGGCCTGCATCTACAACGCCGAGCAGGTTGAAACCGAGCGCATGGTGGAAAACGCAGACGTCGTGGAAGGCTGCCGTGCGGTGGGCTTCACTACAGTCACTCCGGCCATCAGCATGCTTGGAGTGGTGGAAGGGCTGCTGGTGGACCGCGCCTTCATCGAAGAGCGCAGGAACAGCGCGGCTGAACTGGCCTCCATGGCGGACCTGGGACCGCTGGCCCCACGCCACATGGTTGCCAATGCCCTTGCCGCAGCCGGCCTGGTCCGCGCCTATGGCGTGGACGCCAAGGCAGTCCGCCAGGGCATCCTCGACTACGTCCCGGGCGACCATCGCATCCAGCCGGTCGCCCGCATGAATGGCGTCCTCTGGGTTAACGACTCCAAGGCCACCAATCCACACGCAGCCTCAGCATCCCTGTCGGCCTTCAGCAACGTAGTCTGGATCGCCGGCGGCCTGTCCAAGGGCGTGAGTTACGACGAGCTGGTAAGGGACCACGCCGCGCGGCTCAAGGCCGTAGTACTGATCGGGACGGACACCACCCACCTCCGGGAAGCCCTCCAGCGACACGCGCCCGATGTCCCGGTGATCGAACCGGAGGCAGGTGAGACTGAAGGGGTGCAGACTGCTTCCGCGTCCGGTGGCACCTCCGGCGGTTCCCCCGGAAAGGGAGAACGGGTGATGTCCTGGGCCGTTGCGTCAGCAGCACGGATCGCCGAATCAGGCGACACCGTGCTGATGGCTCCGGCAGCTGCTTCCATGGATCAGTTCTCTTCCTACGCTCACCGTGGTGGTACTTTCATCGACGCTGTCCGCGAGCTGGTGGAAGGGCAGGCCCACACCGGCGAGGAGTAA
- a CDS encoding UDP-N-acetylmuramoyl-L-alanyl-D-glutamate--2,6-diaminopimelate ligase, translating to MSEFTTPGSDAPRDESPGRFRPAAVAAVPLAAVGQALGVAVPEPAADAEITGISLNSRTVEPGDLYVALPGASRHGADFASDAIGAGAVAVLTDDAGARLLALSADTPVPVLVVGNPRNEVGPLSAMIYRSQPADGRPLRLFGVTGTNGKTTTTYFITSLLRALGQKTGLIGTIEILAGGKPIPSLLTTPESTEVHGLLALMRERGLNAAAMEVSSHAISYQRVDGLLFDVAGFTNLTQDHLDLHNTMEEYFATKAELFTPGRTRRAVVTVDDEWGRRLAGSTQVPVTTLSTSGSNQADWTVAATAPRGLGTDFTLAGPGGATLRIHTGLPGSFNVANAALAALMVLASGVDPADLQAALDSADPFTVAVPGRMQLIAAEPAAVVDFAHNTDALARALEAVRPAQPDSRLIVVFGATGQRDQGKRPAMGAIAARLADTVIITDDDPHDEDAAAIRSDVLAGAREALDSGSSTAELLEVFPRDEAIRHAVSLARPQDTILVAGRGHEVWQEVKGVNLALDDRVELRNALTARGFNVLHDDRIES from the coding sequence TTGTCAGAGTTCACCACGCCCGGCAGCGACGCTCCCCGGGACGAAAGTCCGGGCCGCTTCCGGCCCGCAGCCGTGGCTGCCGTCCCGCTGGCCGCCGTCGGGCAGGCCCTTGGCGTAGCTGTGCCCGAACCCGCCGCCGACGCGGAGATCACCGGCATATCGCTCAACTCACGCACCGTGGAGCCTGGCGACCTTTACGTGGCTCTCCCCGGAGCCAGCAGGCACGGCGCCGACTTCGCCTCCGACGCCATCGGTGCAGGGGCAGTGGCCGTCCTCACCGACGACGCGGGGGCACGGCTGCTGGCACTGTCCGCCGATACGCCGGTCCCGGTGCTCGTGGTCGGGAATCCCCGCAACGAGGTGGGACCGCTCTCCGCCATGATCTACCGAAGCCAGCCCGCTGACGGCCGGCCATTGCGGCTGTTCGGTGTTACCGGAACCAACGGGAAAACCACCACCACCTACTTCATCACCTCCCTGCTGCGTGCGCTCGGGCAGAAAACCGGCCTGATCGGAACCATCGAAATCCTGGCCGGCGGGAAGCCGATCCCCAGCCTCCTGACCACGCCCGAATCGACCGAGGTCCACGGGCTCCTGGCGCTCATGCGCGAACGCGGGCTGAACGCCGCCGCCATGGAAGTTTCCTCCCACGCCATCTCCTACCAGCGTGTTGACGGCCTGCTCTTCGACGTCGCGGGTTTCACCAACCTGACCCAGGACCACCTTGACCTTCACAACACCATGGAGGAGTACTTCGCCACCAAGGCGGAACTCTTCACGCCCGGGCGCACCCGCCGGGCGGTGGTGACGGTCGACGACGAGTGGGGACGCCGGCTGGCCGGCAGCACCCAGGTGCCGGTCACCACGCTCAGTACGTCAGGCAGCAACCAGGCGGACTGGACGGTGGCAGCAACGGCCCCGCGGGGACTCGGGACCGACTTCACCCTTGCGGGTCCCGGAGGCGCCACCTTGAGGATCCACACCGGCTTGCCCGGCAGCTTCAACGTGGCCAACGCGGCCCTGGCTGCGCTGATGGTCCTCGCTTCCGGCGTGGACCCGGCTGACCTGCAGGCCGCACTGGACAGTGCCGACCCCTTCACGGTGGCCGTGCCCGGACGAATGCAGCTGATCGCCGCGGAGCCCGCCGCCGTGGTGGACTTCGCCCACAACACGGACGCCCTGGCCCGGGCCCTGGAAGCTGTCCGGCCTGCCCAGCCGGACTCCCGGCTGATCGTGGTGTTCGGCGCCACCGGACAGCGGGACCAGGGCAAACGGCCCGCCATGGGCGCCATTGCGGCGCGGCTTGCCGACACCGTGATCATCACCGACGACGATCCCCACGACGAGGACGCGGCAGCGATCCGCTCCGACGTGTTGGCGGGGGCTCGTGAAGCCCTGGACAGCGGGTCATCGACGGCCGAGCTGCTGGAGGTCTTTCCCCGCGACGAAGCCATCCGCCACGCAGTGTCCCTGGCGCGCCCACAGGACACCATCCTTGTTGCGGGCCGGGGGCACGAGGTCTGGCAGGAAGTGAAGGGCGTCAACCTCGCCCTGGACGACAGGGTGGAACTGCGCAACGCCTTGACAGCCAGGGGATTCAACGTTCTCCATGACGACCGGATAGAGTCCTAG
- the mraY gene encoding phospho-N-acetylmuramoyl-pentapeptide-transferase: MIALLIGAGLALLCSLVGTPLFIRLLVRRGYGQFIRDDGPTSHHTKRGTPTMGGTVVVASVLLSYGLTHLIMLMMNPDSPGPSASALILLFLMVGMGLVGFLDDFIKISRQRSLGLNAKAKLILQAAVGIIFAILALNFPNGAGLTPASTKISLVRDLPWLDLAFGGTVLGAILFVIWSNLIVTAATNGVNLTDGLDGLAAGASIMVFGAYTLMGIWQSNQACGSPREAGSGCYLVRDPLDLALLAAILSAALVGFLWWNTSPAKIFMGDTGSLAIGGAVAGFAILSRTELLLGIVGGLFVLITLSVIIQVGYFKATGGKRVFKMAPLQHHFELKGWAEVTVVVRFWILGGLFVAVGLGIFYAEWVVLL; encoded by the coding sequence GTGATTGCTCTATTGATCGGCGCAGGACTGGCCCTGCTGTGCTCCCTGGTGGGCACCCCGCTTTTCATCCGACTCCTGGTGCGCCGCGGCTACGGCCAGTTCATCCGTGACGACGGCCCCACATCGCACCACACCAAGCGCGGCACCCCCACCATGGGCGGAACCGTGGTGGTGGCCTCCGTGCTGCTCAGTTACGGACTCACGCATCTCATCATGCTGATGATGAACCCCGACTCGCCGGGACCATCCGCCTCGGCCCTGATCCTGCTTTTCCTCATGGTGGGCATGGGCCTGGTGGGCTTCCTGGACGACTTCATCAAAATCTCCCGGCAGCGCAGCCTCGGCCTTAACGCCAAGGCAAAGCTCATCCTCCAGGCCGCGGTAGGCATCATCTTCGCCATCCTGGCGCTGAACTTCCCCAATGGCGCCGGCCTGACGCCCGCGTCCACAAAGATCTCCCTGGTCCGCGACCTGCCCTGGCTCGACCTTGCCTTCGGCGGCACCGTCCTTGGGGCCATCCTCTTCGTCATCTGGTCGAACCTGATCGTCACCGCTGCCACGAACGGCGTGAACCTTACCGATGGCCTGGACGGCCTGGCGGCCGGTGCATCAATCATGGTTTTCGGCGCTTATACGCTGATGGGCATATGGCAGAGCAACCAGGCCTGTGGTTCCCCCAGGGAGGCCGGCAGCGGCTGCTACCTGGTCAGGGACCCCTTGGACCTGGCGCTCCTGGCCGCCATCCTCAGCGCCGCGCTGGTGGGGTTCCTCTGGTGGAACACATCGCCGGCAAAGATCTTCATGGGCGACACCGGTTCGCTGGCCATCGGCGGCGCGGTGGCTGGTTTCGCCATCCTGTCCCGGACCGAACTCCTGCTGGGCATCGTGGGCGGCCTCTTCGTGCTGATCACCCTGTCGGTCATCATCCAGGTGGGCTACTTCAAGGCCACCGGCGGGAAGCGCGTGTTCAAGATGGCACCGCTGCAGCACCACTTCGAGCTAAAGGGGTGGGCCGAAGTGACCGTCGTGGTCCGGTTCTGGATCCTGGGCGGACTCTTCGTCGCCGTCGGATTGGGCATCTTCTACGCTGAATGGGTTGTACTGCTGTGA
- a CDS encoding peptidoglycan D,D-transpeptidase FtsI family protein produces MAEKTGKAGQGKAPNATKRLRLGLGVMLTLLLVVGGKLFLVQGLDVGGMAEAALNSRMTSAILPAERGSILDSRGTVLANSVIRYNIVVDQRVNTKTESYKRLDQTDGHEKLVDVSRDQAISELAAALGMDTNAVRDAVTGQQPYYIVAKDVKPDVEDRISKLQVPGIVAEGVSKRVYPNGAVAGGVVGFLQDGTTGLAGIEQTQDDQLKGKDGKRLFEIGADGLRIPVGLDELTPPQNGKDVKLTLNSDLQYFAQQAIQSQSDKLSAEWGVIIVMDAKTGNLLALADTNSPDPNNPGLVAAKDRGVRSVTAAYEPGSVEKMMTAAAVIDEGLAKPLDTFTIPPTYTVDGQTFSDAFTHGTEERTLAGIIGYSMNTGTVMAGQRLSKEQRYDWLKKFGIGEAPDIGLPATASGILTPPDQWDGRQQYTVLFGQGVSQSTLQTVRAYQSIANNGVMLQPRLIDSYISPDGTEEKVPAQPSRQVVSGSTAQQVKDILESAVTEGEIKDAGIDGYRVGAKTGTSESPCDDGKSGYCGYTASIVGMAPMDDPRFIVEVVLQRPKGSIYGITNGPVFRSVMSQALRTYNVQPSTGTPARMPQYAK; encoded by the coding sequence GTGGCGGAGAAGACCGGCAAGGCAGGACAAGGCAAGGCACCCAACGCCACGAAACGCTTACGCCTGGGACTGGGCGTCATGCTCACGCTTTTGCTGGTGGTGGGCGGGAAGCTCTTCCTGGTCCAGGGACTCGACGTCGGGGGCATGGCTGAAGCGGCGTTGAACAGCCGCATGACCTCCGCCATCCTGCCTGCAGAGCGCGGCAGCATCCTGGACTCCCGCGGAACCGTCCTGGCCAACAGCGTGATCCGCTACAACATCGTGGTCGACCAGCGGGTCAACACCAAGACGGAGTCCTACAAGCGGCTGGACCAGACGGACGGCCACGAAAAACTGGTGGACGTCAGCCGCGACCAGGCAATTTCCGAGCTCGCAGCCGCCCTTGGCATGGACACGAATGCTGTCCGGGACGCCGTCACCGGCCAGCAGCCTTACTACATCGTGGCCAAGGACGTGAAGCCCGACGTCGAGGACCGCATCTCCAAACTCCAGGTGCCCGGCATCGTTGCCGAGGGCGTGAGCAAGCGCGTCTACCCGAACGGTGCAGTGGCCGGGGGAGTGGTGGGCTTCCTCCAGGACGGCACCACCGGCCTGGCCGGTATCGAGCAGACCCAGGACGACCAGCTCAAGGGCAAGGACGGCAAGCGCCTGTTCGAGATCGGCGCCGATGGGTTGCGCATCCCGGTGGGCCTTGACGAGCTGACGCCGCCCCAGAACGGCAAGGACGTCAAGCTCACGCTCAACTCCGATCTTCAATACTTTGCCCAGCAGGCCATCCAGAGCCAGTCGGACAAGCTCAGCGCCGAATGGGGCGTCATCATCGTCATGGACGCCAAGACCGGGAACCTCCTTGCCCTGGCCGACACGAACTCACCGGACCCGAACAACCCCGGTCTCGTGGCGGCCAAGGACCGCGGCGTCCGCTCCGTGACCGCAGCCTACGAGCCCGGTTCCGTGGAGAAGATGATGACGGCGGCAGCTGTGATCGATGAGGGACTCGCGAAACCGCTGGACACCTTTACGATCCCGCCCACCTACACGGTTGATGGCCAGACGTTCAGCGATGCGTTCACCCACGGGACCGAGGAACGGACACTGGCGGGCATCATCGGGTACTCCATGAACACCGGAACTGTCATGGCGGGCCAGCGGCTCAGCAAGGAACAGCGGTATGACTGGCTGAAGAAGTTCGGCATCGGCGAGGCACCGGACATCGGCCTGCCGGCCACCGCCTCGGGCATCCTCACACCGCCGGATCAGTGGGATGGACGCCAGCAGTACACTGTGCTGTTCGGGCAGGGCGTTTCGCAGTCCACGCTGCAGACCGTCCGTGCCTACCAAAGCATCGCCAACAACGGCGTCATGCTGCAGCCACGGCTGATCGATTCCTACATTTCGCCTGACGGCACCGAGGAAAAGGTGCCCGCCCAGCCGTCGCGGCAGGTTGTCTCCGGCAGTACGGCCCAGCAGGTCAAGGACATCCTGGAAAGCGCCGTCACCGAGGGCGAAATCAAGGACGCCGGGATCGACGGCTACCGGGTGGGAGCCAAGACCGGCACGTCCGAGTCACCGTGCGACGACGGCAAGTCGGGCTACTGCGGCTATACGGCCTCGATTGTGGGAATGGCGCCGATGGATGATCCGCGGTTTATTGTGGAGGTGGTGCTCCAGCGGCCGAAGGGCAGCATCTACGGCATCACCAACGGGCCGGTGTTCCGGTCCGTCATGAGCCAGGCGCTGCGGACCTACAACGTCCAGCCTTCAACCGGAACGCCGGCCAGGATGCCCCAGTACGCCAAATAG